The Zymoseptoria tritici IPO323 chromosome 4, whole genome shotgun sequence genome includes the window GCACATGGCCAAGCGATCTGCTCGTGCTCTGCTTTTGAATAGTTGCGTGCTTACCGGTGTATCGGGAAGGCTGTAGCCTGTCGACAACGACGGCGAAGTTCCTGCGAGAGTAGCGCTGACCGCCGGACGGCAGTCTTGCGGATCGGACCTGGCTCAATGCGGCCGAGTGCGATGTCTTTCGCGATATTTGCAGTACGCAGGCCCGCAGACTGAGCAGATCTCGTGGGCGTTGGTGGTGTCGTAGAGCTGGAACATCGGTCGTCGGCGATAGACTGGGCTCCATTGCCGCTAATTCGCTGACTCATCACGAGCCACAGATCAACCCGCGGACTTTTTGAACTCTCCGAACATCCATCCGTCCACGACATCCCATCTGAGCACCACAGAGTCAAGATGGCAGACGAAAACATGTACGACGAGATCGAGATCGAGGACATGACATACGATGAGACTCTGCAAACATACCATTACCCATGCCCGTGCGGCGACCGATTCGAAATCAACATCGAGGACCTGAGAGATGGCGAGGACATCGCAGTCTGCCCGAGCTGCAGTCTTCAGATCAGAGTGATCTTCGACTTGGACGACCTACCGAAGCCAGAAGGTGGCACCAGTGCCCAACAAATCCAGCCGCAACAGGTGGTCGCAGCAACATGAAGAGCGgagcgaagaggaagtcTTGTCAGATGTGGAATCACGGCTGTGATGCACGGAGCCATGCGAGCCAGACAGCACGAGTTGGCACGGGTCGATACACAACCAAGAATGTTTGAGCATCTCCAACCATGCCAACAACGCCGCTGTGGCGCGAGCAAACCTGTAAACACGGCACGCGGTGGCAAAATGCTGCCCCTGCCCGATGCTCAGACTCCTACAGCACCTGTCATCCTGGAGGAGAACGATGTCGAGTACCTCGTTGCCAAACCAAGATGAAGAAGCACGCTCGGCTCAAGGACATCTAAGGCCGGAACAAATCGCTATGAGATGTGGTAGACCAGCGCCAACTCTTGCGAAATTCGGGTACGCTTTAGATATGCATCTAGCATCGGCTTTGGTCTGCATATCGGTTTCGCCCTTGTGCCATTGCAATGTCTTCCATGCTTGAATCCCCTCTTCCCCCTGTGTCGCAGCTACTCTGTGGGATCCGTGCTacccttcatctcctcccccGCCTGTGCATAGATGTGGATGCCCAGCTCTTCGCCCAACAGCTCTGTGAGATTCGTGCCGTCACGCAAATACACCCATTCTCCCGTtcctccgccctccttcTGATGCATGCCCTCGCCCTCGATAACCCAATCGTATCGCTTGGGACCGGAGATTGGTGACGACAGCCAGATCTGCTTGTTCGGCGGCTGCTTGTTGATGATGTACGTGCCAGCGGGCGGAAATGTTATTGAGAGGACGCCAGCCTGCGAGTAAGAGTGTCAGTTTTGCAACGCCATCGTCTCCCTTTGGAAGAAACCTTACGCTGTACTCGACTTCAACATCTTCCCGTGTCTCCTGGATCTGTTCTGCCTTCTCATGAACTAATTCCATGTATTCCTCCGCAACCGTGGCGTATGCTTCATCGCTGAGCTCTGTTGGTTGAGCGGGCGGAGCTTCTGTCGCCTTGACTGTCGGCGGCTCGGGATCTTCTGAATCAGGCATGAGTCCGGCCATTGAAGCCTTTGATGTCGAGATCATTCTCATCTGCGTAGATCCGGTGTGCACTTGTGCGAATGGCCTTGCTGCTGTTTGCATCTGACGCGTTCGTGGTGCTTGGAGGAAGCCTCTGGTGGCATTACGCATGGTGCGCCGCAACATGCGGCTTGCTGCTGGTGCGGACATTGTTGCAAATTCAAGAGATGAGGCTGCGATGGAGTATGATGGATGGTTCTGCAGTGCTTTCGAGAGCGTTATGTTTGCTGGATGTGTTTGTCGAGGCCAGGCCAGGAACAGCTGGGTTGAGCTTCAGCTTGGACTTCCCCACATTTCTGCCCACATGGCCATCACTCCCTTCGTCATCAGAATAATGGCGCTAGTGTGGTTGGGATATAGCGGTTCATTCATATGATCTTGCACTTTCTGTTCTATATCTCGTATCTCGTTGTGACTACAATTCCTGGCACTGGTCTGTGTCTGCCTCTCATTCAAGCCTTCTTGTCCACGCTCACATGAACGTTCTCGACCATCTCGGCGTCCTCGCCTTTCGCAATGCCGAAGTTCTCCACAGCGCCGCCTTGATCCATCGTAAGCTCTTTGCCATGGCGGCCAATCTGAGTCCACGGTAGAGCGAACACCTAAAAATGACAGTCAGCTCACGCTCAAATGCAACAAGATCAATGCAGAATGAGATCTGCGAACAAAGCCCAATATTTCGGGCATCTCTGCAGACCTTGTGCACTTCAGACTTACCGCATCGATGCTCTCCAGACTCTTTCCGGCGAGCTCGGGAAGGAAGAACCAGGCTGGGATAATGTTAGCGATCATTGCTCGTCAGACGGAGAGCACCGTGCTTACCCCAGACTAATCCAATTGCCGTAACggccgagaagaagaacatcgTCCCACCAGTGGTCAAAGAAAGGAACATTGAAGGTACTGCTTTCGAATTGCCATATTGGTTGACGAAGTGAATTGTCCTGCGACCGTTAGTCTCTTCCTAACGGCACAAAGATACGACAAGACTCACATAGCGAACGAGCCTCCAATCGCTCTCAGCCTGAGCGGATAGATCTCCGAATTGATAAGATACTGGATTGAGTTCCACCCCTAATGGTGAAAGTTGGCCGGCTGTTGTACAGCTAACGAAGGAATCAAATGTGCCTACCAAAGCCCAGCCGAAGCCCGAGAGATAGATCTGCGAAGAGCGTCAGCAAATGAGTACGAGCTATCTGTGCTCTCTAGGGCATTACCATAACAATAGCAACCGTCGCAGCTTGCTTCTCGCTCTTGGTCTGACCCTCGGGGTCATCCACTCCAGTGTCGATGACCAGGAAGAGCGCCATGTAGACTAAGGTCGGCAGGTCAGCAAATTATTATGGAGGCCAAGTTGCGATCGTTGCGTTTTCGTACACATGGCAAAGAGCTGCAACGAAATGCCAGTCATGAGGGATCGCTTGCGGCCAATTCTGTCAATCAGATAGAATGCGCACAGAAGCGCGGATATGAATTTGACAACTCCGAAGATTGCAGTCTTGGGGCTGCAGTTAGCGTGTAGCCATTCAAGCTCAGGGGAGAGTAGCAATTACCGAGAAGAGCTTGGTTGAGGTTCCAGTGACACCGACCTGTACGCGAAGAGTCAGCAAGGGTCTGAACGTTTGTGACAAAAGAGATTTACCATCTCGAAGTACTCGGGCGCATAGATTGTGATGCTGTTGGCGCCAGACCACTGTCCGAGAAGTTGGCTGAACAGCGAGAGCATCAATCTGTACCTGTTGGCAGGCGACTGGATCTGTTAGCGGAGGACCACCACAATGCAAGAACTCTACTTACGGAAACAAGCTCTCTGAGAACGCCATACCACTTCGTCCCCTTCGTCGCTTCTCTCTCGCGTTCCAGCTGATCGTTGATGTCCAGAACCTCAGCCGCAACGTACCAGTGGTCTTCTGGCAGACCTCTGATCTTGGCAAGATTGGCAATGGCTTGGTCCCGTCTGCCAACCTTGAAAAGCCATCGAGGAGACTCAatcgcgaagaaggagaagataCAGATGATCGTAGCGAAGATAATGTGGAGCACTAAGAAGTAACGAAACAACTTGTCAGTACGTTTGTGGGCCTTCTTGTGATCGAGCTGCCACTTACGGTTGGGAACAACCCACTGGAGTTGCGTTCCCGAATCAATGCTGGAATGAGGTCAGCTAGCGTTCTGGTGTAGAGGTATCAATGGTGGTTCACGCCTGCGCCCAAAAACCCGAGAGAGGATCTCGGACTGGGACCCAGACCTTGATTTCTTCAGTCTCACCCTTTGTTAGCGCCATAGGAAGCCTTGAATGGTGATTAGCCGCCGCTCAGATCGTCAGGATAGTGAGTGAGAACGAACAAAGTATGCAATCATGATTCCCAGGTAGACAGACCCGCTGAACATGCCGACGCAAAATCCGCGGTTGGCTTTCGGGGAGATTTCTGCCAGATACGAAGGCGCCACGACAGTGGTTTGTCCTATTCCCATACCTGCAACAAAGCGACCCGCGTAGAGCATCCCTAGACTGCCATTCGTAGCACTTGCGAGGCTATTCGGAAACGTCGAAGGTCAGTTGTAGCTCAAAAATCAAAATTCCAACTTTTGCAGCTGTGAGACTTTCTCAACGCACGCTGCAGGCCTTCCACCCTTCAGAACTTACAAGAGAGCAATGCCAGCAACCCACAATATACAGAGTTGTCTGGTTGCCCACAGGCGGCCGATGCGGTCCACGATGAGGAAAGCGATCAGAGCTCCAGCAATAGAACCCATCTGCACCATCGAGGTAATGTTGCCCTTCAAGTCAGCCTGCTGCGCCTTGGTCAAGGACTCGTCCTTCAGTCCATATCGCTTGATAAAACTGGGTTGGGTTGCGCTGGTTCCGATAAGGCCTTCATCGAGTCTGAGGTGAAAGGCGGAAGCGTTAGCGATGCTCGGATGGTGTGAAGTCGGGATAGAGAGCTCGTAGAACATGCGGATGCGATGTCCAAAAGCTCTTCTGCCCGTCGATCGATTGCGTACCCTCGAGCTGCACCCATAAGGGCGAAAACGAAAACACATAGCCTGTGGAGTCGTCAGCGATCTGGCAAACGGTCCAAGAGCAAATCTCAGGCCTACCAGAGCCTCCAGTTCAAGATCTCCAACGGAGCATCCGGGTCGCGCTTCATAATCTTCCCCATTTTCGAAGGTGGGAGCTTGTAAGAGCCTCGAAAGCTTGGAGGTCGGTACGTTCAAGAAAGTAGATACTTGGGAGAGCGACAAGCAAGACACAGACAGCTTGAAAGAGCGCGGCCACCGTGACTTATCAACTCTCCACTCGCCACACCTTTGACCAGCCCTTCCGGTGAGATTGCACATGGTCTCGCCGTGCCGATACTTACCAAGTCGATACCAGGTTCTTCGTTCTAGCGTGAACCAAAGGGCGTTTGTGGGGTACCAAACCATCAGTACCCGTCGGACCACAGGTACTGCCAAGGTATGCCAAGTCGTTCAAGCCGTACAAGCGGTCCAAGCCATCGCTTTCCGTTGCTTAGATGCAGGGTTTATTGCAGCACTTAGCGAGTCAGCGTTGGTCAGACGATTGACGGCGAAGGACGTAGGGCGTTGTGTGGGGTCGCATGTGGAGCAATACGAGAGGTGGCGTGTAGCGTTCACTGACCGCAGTTCAACGCTCAGGAGTCGAATCCTCCCAAGCTTTACTGAAGCTCGGTGCCAATCATCTGGAGAGGAGTCAGATGCTGCATGAGAATATCCACTCCGATCCGCCTCCACGCGGCAACTCCAAAAATTCAACAAATTTGGCGGGGTTTCTCCACGGGGTCGCCGATGTTGGACCGTCACGTGCCGGGGTGCAGAAAACGGCGGCGTATTGTCGGGTATGAGttcatcctcttccaaaCTCGGCGGCCCTTGCTAACTTGAAACTCTGCGTCCATCGACGTGTACCATTTGCGAAGAACGACAATGGATCCAACAGGAAGCGTTTCGGCCTTGTAAAAGCCACGGATGTACCCTTTCTGTCGATGCTCGTGGCTGGCCGACACACTGTGAAAGGAACGATTCTGCAAGATCGAAAGTAGACACTTGAGCATCATAAGCTCCACAATCCTTCATCGGAGAGCGGTCGTCCGATGTTTTGCCAATTCCGGTGCGGCAAAGCACCAAAGTTCGAAGCCATTCAGCCGCCGTTCAATGCCAAGCGGACAACCGCCATTTACCGGGATACCACCGGCTGACTAGCCTTCGTTTTTCCCAAGGCCCTGGTCTTCGGCCCCGAGACGATCCACTTCCCCGTGGAGGACAGACGCAGGCGGCAGCAATCCCAGCGCTCCACGCGACAGGTGCAGCGACAGATGCAAAAAGAGTCCGAAGCCATACACTCGTTGGATCACGAACCGGCCAGCCTAGGGATTTTCCTGCATGATCCTGATATGTGCGGTGCCAACTCGATCAGCCTCATCGTTGAGCGCCGCTATCTCAGATTCCACGTATGGTATTCCGCCTTGCTGGCGCGTCTCTTCGGTGATCTGTTCGATCTCTCCAGGGAAGTAGATTCGATCGACGCCTTCCAtcttgtcggagtcgatgaCCCGCTTGTAAAGGTAGTCCATACGTGCACGAAAGTCCTCCAATGGCATGAAGAGATCCGGCTTGATAGCGATCAAAAAATGGCCTACATCAGCAGGCCTGCTGGGATCGTAAGGGTTGGTAACATGACCAGCGAAGGCGCTGCCTGAGAGGACGCCGGAAAAGACATCCATCACTAGACCTCATCAGCACGTATCGAGATCATGCCTCCAACAAGGACTTACTGATCGCCAGCGCCGACCCTTTCGGCCCACCCATTGGCAGCATGACACCGTCCAACGCCAACGCAGGGTCATCAGTTGGCCTTCCATTCGCATCTAGTGCCCACTCCTTGGGAATCTTCTCGCCTCGACGCTTTGCCTTGTAGATCTTGCCACGAGCCGCGACCGATGGAGCCATGTCCAGGATAAAAGGCTTCTCGTTCCCGCCAGGCGCTCCACAAGCTATAGGACTAACGCCCATGAGCTTCGTCATGCCTCCCCAAGCAGGCAACGCCGGCGAGCTGTTCGTGAAGACCAGACTCATCATACCTGCGTCGATGGCCTGCTGCACAAGCCATGCGGACATGCCGAAGTGGTTGCTGTGCTTGACACTGACCATGCCGATGCCATAAACTTGGGCCATGTCGATAGCTTTTTTCATGCCCATATGAGCCGCTACGAAGCCAAAAGCATTCATTCCGTCGACTTGCGCGACGACTGGTGTCGTTTCGTGAAGAACCGGCTGTGCCTTTGCGTCCAGAACACCTTGGCGGATGCGTGCAACGTATGACGGGATTCGATTGACCCCATGTGTGTCGACACCTCGCAGATCGGCTGCTACGAGGCATCTCGCGACGATTGAGGCATTCTCGGAAGGCACGCCATTCCCTTTGAGGACTGCTTCAACGTATTTCCTGGCATCTTTCGGGGCGACGTAGACTTTCGGGCTGGATGCAGATTCTTCGGCCATGTTGCTCGTATTGACGAATAGCAGTACAGTGCTTCTCCCAGCCTGGACGGACCGCTTCGCCCTGGGACTGCGAGATCGCTCCGAAGTATTTGATTCCTCTGCAGCAAGTCAGCAAGTAAGGTAAGGAAGGCTGTGACGAAGGCGGATTCGTATGCAAAGTGAATGCAATTGAGCTTCGTCAGGTTGCTATAAGTATCTGCAGTGCATTCGGAATGATTTATCTCGAACGAGACTCTGAATTCGCCGGCAATCTGCAATATATTGTCTAGTCGCACTGCGTCTTCGGTCTCGCTGTGTCATACAGCTGCGACGTCGGCGGTCTGCGAGACTCGCACTGCCACATGCAACTCTGCACTGCCTTTGATCTCATAGTGCAGTACGAAATTTTGCATCATGCCATGCCTTCCTATGCCTTGTCTTGCCATTCCATGTTTGTTTCCGACAATCTGTGAAGGCTGGCATAGCAGCGTACGGTAAGGAAGCGGTGTGGGAAGTGGTGTGCGAGAAGACCTTCCTTACCGTTCAAGCAATGTACCTTTCCAGCGGCGAGTTCTGCGCGAACGTTTCCTGTCCGAACTGATGTTGTCGTTCAGtcaagtcgtcgtcggcggagtTCTCCACGTATGAGGCCGTGGAGCCCTCCCGTCGATGCATTTAAATTTAGACTTTCCCAAGCGTGTACGTAGATCGTGGAGAGGAATTGGTCCACAGCTTTCAGGCCGCTCCAGCCAACACCACGACCAATCGTATGCTCTCGCGCCGGCCGTTATTCGACACACACGTCAAAAGTACTGCAGAACTACCTGACCGCATATCTACCACACTATATCGCCATTCCTCCGTCGTGGCGGATCGAGCCACTGCCATCGGCCACTCTGGAGGAGCGAGCATGGCACAGTAGCAGCATACACCACTCGGACGATCTCAATATTGAACTCGCCGAGCTCCCACCACCACTGCTCACACACAGCAGGAGCCTCCCTCTGCCGCGCCGCCTCCAACCTGTACAGCCACAAACCTTTCGGCGACGGCAGAAGCTCTGTCAGCTTCTCGAGCACGACATGAAGTTCTCTCACAGCATCCAGTTCAACGCCGTTCCGGACTGGTCGTCGAACTACATTTCCTACTCCAACCTCAAGAAGCTCATCTACCAGCTCGAGAAGCAGGTCAACCAACTTGGCCAACCGGCGTCCTCTGCCGTCGATCCCGAATCTTCACCACTCCTTGCGAGCTCCAACATCGACGATCCGGACCAAGTCTTTGCGCGGAAGCTTGACGATGAGCTGCAGAAAATATGCAGCTTTTACAAGCTGAAAGAGTCGGAGATATATGGCGAGGTGGATGCATTGCTGGCAGACATTGCAGAGTTCGAGGCTGATCACGATCATGCTGGCGAAGTGGGACAGCGCAGACAGAGTCTGTGGGATAAGGCCAGGCGGCAAAGTATCTTTCGCACGACCAACTTCCCTGGCAAAAGGCGGAAGAGTTCAAATCAGGGAAGCGTCGGAGGGAGCATGATccgtgaggaggacgagagcgaagacgacgacaatGAGAATACGGCTTTGAACAAGAGTCAAGCCACCATCGACCGGAAATCTTCCCGGAATGACATGTCTTCAGGCGAGCATGCTCCTTCTGAGGACTTTTCCATGGCCGAAGTCCGACGCAGGCCCAGCGCTGCCTTTGCAGATTTTGGAGACGATGCACTGCAAGCTCTTTACGATGAAGGCATCACATTGAAGAAGCGGACAACAAACCTCTATGTCAGCATATGCGAATTGCGGTCGTTCATCCAGCTGAACGAGACTGGGTTCTCCAAAGTACTGAAAAAGTATGACAAAATCGTGGACCGGAATTTGAAAAGCGAATATGTCAAGGCCAAGGTAAAACCGGCGTATCCATTCCAATCCACAACATTGGACAAGCTCCAGGACTACCTGCAAAAGATTGAGGAAGCCTACGCCGGAATTGTGACAAAGGGTGACGTGGAAGCTGCACGCGGAGAGCTGCGTCTACATCTCAGGGAGCACGTCGTGTGGGAACGCAATACTGTCTGGCGAGAGATGATCGGTATCGAGCGGAAGGCGCAAGCTGCAAATCTCGGAATCAGGAATACCATGCTCGGTACGGACAGCAATGGAAAGAAGAGCCGTCTGCAGGgagaccaagaagaagacgccgcACTGAAAGAAGTAAATCTGCCAATTGGGAAGTACAGATGTCCCAAGTTCTTGCTTGCGGGTACGTTTTGGGTCTTGAtggccatcatcgccatcttcatTGTCCTCTTGGTTGTGCCGATCATGGAGAAGCCAGAACAACAAAACTGTCTGGCGCTGGTGGTCTTCGTCAGCTTATTGTGGGCGACTGAGGTATGACTGAGCGATCTCACGAACGTTTCAACTTCACTAACCACATCTCAGGCGATACCTCTATTCGTGACCTCCTTGCTCGTCCCGTTTCTCTGTGTGATCCTGCAGGTCGTGCGCGAAGACGCAAAGCCGAACCGCCGGCTTACGAGCAAACAAGCTGCCGGCTATGTCTTCGCATCAATGTGGACTCCGGTCATTATGCTCCTACTCGGAGGCTTCACCATTGCAGCTGCTCTGAGCAAGTACAACATTGCAAAGATGATGGCCACTTTCGTCCTCTCAAAGGCTGGAACTAAGCCAAGGACGGTACTGCTCACCTCTATGGGCGTGGCCATGTTCGCCAGCATGTGGATCAGCAACGTTGCGGCACCCGTCCTGTGCTTCAGTATTATTCAGGTGAGATTTACTTTGCGAAAAAGGTTTAGTGAAGCATACTCATCACATTCCCAGCCAATCCTGCGAAACCTGCCCTCCGACAGCGACATGACCAaagccctcctcctcggcatcGCTCTGGCCTCCAACATCGGCGGCGCTGCCTCTCCCATCGCTTCGCCCCAAAATCTCATCGCCCTGGAAAACATGGAACCACAACCCGGTTGGGGCACCTGGTTCTTCGTCGCCCTGCCAGTCTGCATCATCAGCATACTCCTCATCTGGGTCCTCCTGCTCGTCACCTTCCGCCCAGGTCGAAACACCACCATCGTTCCAATTCGACCAATGAAGGACAAGTTCAGTGGCGTGCAGTACTTCATCTCAATTGTCACGATCGCGACCATCGCGCTGTGGTGTGTGAGCCATCAACTCGAGCACATCTTTGGCGACATGGGTGTTGTGGCAATCATTCCGATTGTGCTATTCTTCGGAACTGGTATTCTCACCAAGGAGGACTTCAATAAC containing:
- a CDS encoding MFS putative major facilitator superfamily transporter (major facilitator superfamily and sugar transporter superfamily, transmembranal), whose amino-acid sequence is MGKIMKRDPDAPLEILNWRLWLCVFVFALMGAARGLDEGLIGTSATQPSFIKRYGLKDESLTKAQQADLKGNITSMVQMGSIAGALIAFLIVDRIGRLWATRQLCILWVAGIALFATNGSLGMLYAGRFVAGMGIGQTTVVAPSYLAEISPKANRGFCVGMFSGSVYLGIMIAYFASYGANKGIDSGTQLQWVVPNLLHIIFATIICIFSFFAIESPRWLFKVGRRDQAIANLAKIRGLPEDHWYVAAEVLDINDQLEREREATKGTKWYGVLRELVSSPANRYRLMLSLFSQLLGQWSGANSITIYAPEYFEMVGVTGTSTKLFSTAIFGVVKFISALLCAFYLIDRIGRKRSLMTGISLQLFAMFYMALFLVIDTGVDDPEGQTKSEKQAATVAIVMIYLSGFGWALGWNSIQYLINSEIYPLRLRAIGGSFAMTIHFVNQYGNSKAVPSMFLSLTTGGTMFFFSAVTAIGLVWAWFFLPELAGKSLESIDAVFALPWTQIGRHGKELTMDQGGAVENFGIAKGEDAEMVENVHVSVDKKA